A single region of the Triticum dicoccoides isolate Atlit2015 ecotype Zavitan chromosome 2B, WEW_v2.0, whole genome shotgun sequence genome encodes:
- the LOC119364088 gene encoding vacuolar protein-sorting-associated protein 11 homolog — protein MYQWRKFEFFEEKGAGRGGGGGAPAVPAEIAGRVTCSSGGRGRVAIGCDDGTVGLLDRGFRLSYGFQAYASSVLFLQQLKQRNVLVTVGDDDQASSQSSAVCLKVFDLDKVQEEGSSTTTPFCVQILRVFTNQFPEAKITSFLVLEEAPPILLIAIGLDNGCIYCIKGDIARERITRFTLQVEPVSDGTSSPITGLGFRVEGQAHQLFAITPSSITLFSLHHQPPRRQTLDQIGCETNAVAMSDRMDLIVGRPEAVYFYEVDGRGPCWAFDGEKKFVGWFRGYLLCIIEDQRSRKNTLNVYDLKNRLIAHSMPVGDVSHLVTEWGYIILIMSDKRILCIGEKDMESKLDMLFKKNLYTVAINLVQSQQADPASTAEVLRKYGDHLYGKQEYDEAMSQYIHTIGHLEPSYVIQKFLDAKRIHNLTNYLEKLHDRGLASKDHTTLLLNCYTKLKDVEKLNHFIKDEDGVGEIKFDVETAIRVCRAAGYHEHAMFVAKKAGRHELYLKILLEDLARYDEALQYISGLEANQAGLTVKEYGKILVDHRPAETVKILLRLCTDGGDPTTRRGSNSMRLLMIPSPMDFVNIFVHSPQYLMEFLENYIKAVKDSPAQTEIHNTLLELYISKDLSFPSMSQENGFDHHNSKERKGKEITNGYKSGTREKAKLGKEENKTAKDIVDRQRKGLALLKSAWTPEMEEPLYSVDLALIICNANAFKDGLLFLYEKLKLYKEVISCYKQAHDHEGLIACCKKLGDSTQGGDPSLWGDLLNYFGELGEDCSKEVKEVLTYVEKADVLPPIVVLQTLSKNPCLTLSVVKDYIARKLEQESKLIEDDRKSVDKYQEETELMKREIEDLKTNAKVFQLSKCTACTFTLDLPAVHFMCMHSFHLRCLGDNEKECPECAPEYRSVMEAKQKLELNARDHDLFFRQLRGSKDGFSVVADYFSKGVVSKTTIPPENAP, from the exons ATGTACCAGTGGCGCAAGTTCGAGTTCTTCGAGGAGAAGGGGGCAGGGCGCGGTGGGGGAGGCGGCGCCCCGGCCGTGCCAGCCGAGATCGCGGGCCGAGTGACCTGCTCCTCGGGCGGCCGTGGCCGCGTCGCGATCGGCTGCGACGACGGCACCGTGGGGCTCCTCGACCGCGGGTTCCGCCTCTCCTACGGGTTCCAGGCCTACGCCTCATCCGTCCTCTTCCTCCAGCAGCTCAAG CAAAGAAATGTTCTTGTCACGGTTGGAGATGATGATCAAGCATCTTCACAGTCATCGGCAGTCTGTCTAAAAGTTTTCGACCTTGATAAAGTACAAGAAGAGGGTTCAAGTACGACAACCCCTTTCTGTGTTCAAATTTTGCGGGTCTTCACGAATCAATTTCCTGAGGCCAAG ATTACATCATTTTTGGTTTTAGAAGAAGCTCCTCCCATCCTGTTGATTGCTATCGGATTGGATAATGGTTGCATTTATTGCATCAAAGGTGATATTGCACGTGAGCGTATCACACGCTTCACATTGCAAGTTGAACCTGTTTCAGACGGCACAAGTTCACCTATTACTGGTCTTGGGTTCCGAGTTGAAGGGCAGGCACATCAGCTCTTTGCCATTACTCCTAGTTCCATAACCTTGTTCAGCTTGCATCATCAACCACCAAGGAGGCAAACACTTGACCAAATTGGTTGTGAGACCAATGCCGTAGCAATGAGTGACCGCATG GATCTGATTGTTGGTAGACCAGAAGCTGTGTATTTCTACGAAGTTGATGGTAGAGGCCCTTGTTGGGCTTTCGATGGTGAGAAGAAGTTTGTGGGTTGGTTTCGGGGTTATTTACTTTGCATAATTGAAGATCAGAGAAGCCGAAAGAATACTCTTAATGTTTACGATCTTAAGAATCGGTTAATTGCGCATAGCATGCCTGTGGGGGATGTTTCACATTTGGTCACTGAGTGGGGCTATATTATTCTCATAATGAGTGATAAAAGGATACTCTGCATTGGGGAGAAAGACATGGAAAGTAAGCTCGACATGTTATTTAAGAAAAATCTTTATACAGTCGCAATCAATCTTGTACAAAGTCAGCAGGCTGATCCTGCTTCAACTGCCGAGGTTCTACGTAAGTATGGTGACCATCTGTATGGAAAACAAGAATATGATGAGGCCATGTCTCAATATATCCACACGATTGGTCATCTTGAACCATCATATGTTATACAGAAGTTTCTCGATGCAAAGCGCATCCACAACCTGACAAATTATCTAGAAAAGTTACATGATAGAGGATTAGCATCCAAAGACCACACAACCCTTCTGTTGAACTGCTATACCAAATTGAAAGATGTTGAGAAGCTGAACCATTTCATCAAAGATGAAGATGGGGTAGGTGAAATTAAGTTTGATGTGGAAACTGCCATAagagtatgtcgtgcagctggaTATCATGAACATGCTATGTTTGTAGCCAAAAAGGCTGGGAGACATGAGCTGTATTTGAAGATTTTACTTGAGGATCTTGCTAGATATGATGAGGCGCTGCAGTATATATCTGGCCTTGAGGCAAATCAAGCTGGTCTTACTGTAAAAGAATATGGAAAAATTCTTGTGGACCAtagacctgctgaaactgttaaaaTACTGTTGAGGCTTTGTACTGATGGGGGAGATCCTACGACAAGGAGAGGTTCAAATAGCATGCGCTTGCTTATGATACCTTCACCAATGGACTTTGTAAATATATTTGTGCACAGCCCACAATATCTCATGGAATTTCTAGAAAACTATATCAAAGCAGTCAAGGACTCACCTGCTCAGACAGAAATCCATAACACCCTTCTGGAGCTGTATATATCAAAAGATTTAAGCTTCCCATCTATGTCACAAGAAAATGGCTTTGATCATCACAATAGTAAAGAAAGAAAAGGGAAGGAAATTACAAACGGCTATAAATCAGGCACAAGGGAGAAAGCGAAACTtggaaaagaagaaaataaaacagCAAAGGATATTGTTGACAGACAAAGGAAAGGACTTGCTTTGCTGAAGTCTGCCTGGACACCTGAGATGGAAGAACCTTTGTATTCTGTTGATCTTGCTCTTATCATTTGTAATGCAAATGCATTTAAAGATGGCTTGTTATTTCTGTATGAGAAATTAAAACTCTACAAAGAGGTTATCAGTTGCTACAAGCAAGCTCATGACCATGAAGGTTTAATTGCATGCTGTAAGAAGCTAGGGGACTCAACTCAAGGAGGGGATCCATCTCTCTGGGGTGACCTGTTGAATTATTTTGGTGAGCTTGGGGAAGATTGCTCTAAGGAAGTTAAAGAGGTCTTGACCTACGTTGAGAAGGCGGATGTTTTGCCTCCAATTGTTGTCCTACAGACACTATCAAAAAACCCATGCTTGACTCTGTCAGTTGTTAAGGATTACATTGCTCGCAAACTTGAGCAAGAATCAAAGCTAATCGAAGATGACAGAAAATCTGTTGACAAGTACCAG GAAGAGACAGAATTGATGAAAAGGGAGATAGAAGACCTCAAGACAAACGCAAAGGTTTTTCAACTAAGCAAGTGCACAGCATGCACCTTCACCCTAGATCTTCCTGCTGTCCATTTCATGTGCATGCACTCGTTCCATCTTCGCTGCCTTGGGGACAATGAGAAGGAGTGCCCGGAATGTGCACCTGAATACAGATCTGTTATGGAGGCAAAGCAGAAGCTAGAACTAAATGCCAGGGATCATGATCTCTTCTTCAGGCAGTTAAGGGGTTCGAAGGATGGCTTTTCTGTGGTAGCAGACTACTTCAGCAAGGGCGTAGTGAGCAAAACTACGATTCCACCTGAAAATGCCCCATAG
- the LOC119364089 gene encoding uncharacterized protein LOC119364089: protein MPGRGGEEGAAVRLARIRKRRALSSSDSSNAARRLRSRRPAVLLIRRRREGGAAMSDSSSRSRHCRRHVADGASARRLVTAFWQSDKDRLFGEEHHALVMDKDAAARRSLVPKSNASTEASKSSRSRTKIKMFEEAGGRKGSCHNGHGQWPSADVMSNCSAMEIGTHPQDDEEKAIQLKDLYNSLIASKELAKVLAHIWGEVNPSTVSLVSALRSELDLARAHVRRLIKEQKSERGEIDGLKKELVEEMEAWKAKQKEKAATALQYIVTELDKEKKSRRRAERAKEKLGAALADAESSLRAANKELERERKSRGRVEKMCGELVRGIGEDRAEVEALKREAEDAQRELEKEREMLHLADEWREQRVQMKLLEARLQFEEKNSALNQLHDELQAYLLDAKKGQEPATTDQMRSTHASENGGAASGPVPAPDNAGDGGFSEDCDSEGSDMHSIELNVDGNGNLHTWSYTPSSRRDRRVGASTRMDDAGSRCGVDRKTFRETDDALEGDWAEGCSNGMLNFDHDEERYQAIKDLREQMLAGSGLLMSQGRETAQSHYCIL from the exons ATGCCGGGACGCGGCGGGGAGGAGGGCGCTGCGGTGAGGCTGGCCAGGATCCGCAAGCGCCGCGCGCTCTCGTCCTCCGACTCCTCCAACGCGGCGAGGAGGCTCCGCTCCAGGAGGCCCGCGGTGCTGCTGATACGTAGGCGGAGGGAAGGAGGCGCGGccatgtcggactcgtcgtcccggAGCCGGCATTGCCGTCGCCACGTCGCCGACGGCGCGTCGGCGAGGAGGCTCGTCACCGCCTTCTGGCAGTCGGACAAGGACAGGCTGTTCGGGGAGGAGCACCATGCCCTGGTCATGGACAAGGACGCGGCGGCGCGCCGGAGCCTCGTTCCTAAGAGCAACGCCTCCACGGAG GCTTCCAAGAGTTCGAGAAGCAGGACCAAAATCAAAATGTTTGAGGAGGCTGGTGGCCGGAAGGGGAGCTGCCACAACGGCCATGGACAGTGGCCTTCAGCAGATGTCATGAGCAACTGCAGCGCAATGGAG ATTGGCACACACCCTCAAGATGATGAAGAGAAAGCAATCCAGCTGAAGGATCTGTATAACAGCTTGATTGCGTCCAAGGAGCTCGCCAAAGTGCTAGCACACATCTGGGGAGAAGTGAACCCATCAACCGTCTCACTCGTCTCTGCGCTGCGCTCCGAGCTCGATCTTGCGCGCGCCCACGTGCGAAGGCTCATCAAGGAGCAGAAATCAGAGCGCGGCGAAATCGACGGCCTGAAGAAGGAGCTCGTGGAGGAAATGGAGGCCTGGAAGGCCAAGCAGAAGGAGAAGGCCGCGACCGCCCTGCAGTACATCGTCACGGAGCTGGACAAGGAGAAGAAGTCGAGGAGAAGAGCAGAGAGGGCGAAGGAGAAGCTCGGTGCGGCATTGGCCGACGCCGAGTCCTCGCTACGCGCGGCCAACAAAGAGCTGGAGAGGGAAAGGAAGTCCAGAGGGAGGGTGGAGAAGATGTGCGGCGAGCTCGTGAGAGGCATCGGCGAGGACAGGGCCGAGGTGGAGGCGCTGAAGAGAGAAGCCGAGGACGCGCAACGGGAGCTTGAGAAAGAGCGGGAGATGCTCCATCTGGCGGACGAGTGGCGCGAGCAACGGGTCCAGATGAAGCTGCTGGAGGCGCGGCTTCAGTTCGAGGAGAAGAACTCGGCGCTCAATCAGCTGCACGACGAGCTGCAGGCTTATCTTCTGGATGCAAAGAAGGGCCAGGAGCCTGCGACAACCGATCAGATGCGATCAACCCATGCGTCTGAGAATGGAGGCGCTGCGTCTGGCCCTGTTCCAGCTCCGGACAACGCCGGTGACGGAGGATTCAGTGAGGATTGCGACTCGGAAGGGAGCGACATGCACTCGATCGAACTGAATGTCGACGGCAACGGCAATTTGCATACCTGGAGCTACACTCCTTCGTCGAGGCGCGACCGGAGAGTGGGTGCGTCGACACGGATGGATGATGCCGGCTCGCGCTGCGGCGTCGACCGGAAAACGTTCCGGGAGACGGATGATGCGCTGGAGGGGGACTGGGCAGAAGGGTGCAGCAACGGAATGCTCAACTTTGATCATGACGAGGAGAGGTACCAGGCGATCAAGGATCTCAGGGAGCAGATGCTGGCTGGATCTGGGCTCCTCATGTCACAGGGTAGAGAAACTGCTCAAAGTCACTACTGTATCTTGTGA